A DNA window from Aestuariispira ectoiniformans contains the following coding sequences:
- a CDS encoding sensor histidine kinase has product MTVVAVWGATTWTTRITVDQLRETASGRLTLYESTLWAAIKRYHYLPYVLSRNVEVHNVLAGSAPADDLNLYLEALNERSGAAALYLMDKNGDTLAASNWRTPESFVGSNYAFRPYYKNALEGRGGFFFGIGVTTGLPGLFLSHPVVIDDEVAGVAVVKVDLEPLQRNWQQGGEVVFASDMEDVIILSSRSDWRYQTLSPLILPTIKRISLERRYPGVNLQPLSIRRRGSDGEEFFEIGQEEYLVEKRHVRGTDWSLYFLSPTTLLAERRSTAVIIVGISVGLVLLGSLFARERRLKLSSQREAAEAERFRQLNRRLEVEIEERRRAESVLRDTQDELVQSGKLAALGQMSAAIAHELNQPISAIRTFSASARVMLGRGVVDPVNETLDQISKMTERMGVITGQLKTFSRKSQGRLEDIDVLDCLKNALVLVEPQLRMDKCALETSLPDKPVFIRGDAVRLEQVMVNLIRNALDAMKAQPSPWICCEVFTEENWAVIQISDCGDGIDEAIAGQLFDPFFTTKEPGKGVGLGLSVSYGIVQDLKGMIKAKNRVGGGAVFEVWLPLESKE; this is encoded by the coding sequence GTGACGGTCGTGGCCGTGTGGGGGGCAACCACCTGGACGACGCGTATCACGGTCGACCAGTTGCGTGAGACGGCATCGGGCCGGTTGACCCTTTATGAAAGTACACTTTGGGCCGCGATCAAGCGTTACCACTATCTGCCCTATGTCCTCAGCCGCAATGTGGAGGTTCACAATGTGCTGGCTGGCAGCGCCCCGGCCGATGATCTGAACCTGTATCTGGAGGCATTGAACGAGCGCTCCGGTGCGGCGGCCCTTTATCTGATGGACAAGAACGGGGATACGCTGGCCGCCAGTAACTGGCGAACACCGGAAAGCTTTGTCGGGAGCAACTATGCTTTCCGGCCTTACTATAAAAATGCGCTTGAAGGGCGCGGCGGGTTTTTCTTTGGCATTGGCGTCACAACCGGATTGCCAGGACTGTTCTTGTCTCATCCGGTTGTCATTGATGATGAAGTCGCGGGCGTTGCTGTCGTGAAGGTCGACCTGGAGCCGTTGCAGCGTAACTGGCAGCAGGGCGGGGAGGTCGTCTTTGCCAGCGATATGGAAGATGTGATCATCCTTTCCAGCCGCTCTGATTGGCGGTACCAGACGCTCAGTCCTCTGATACTGCCGACCATCAAGCGGATCAGTCTCGAGCGGCGTTACCCCGGCGTGAACCTGCAGCCACTTTCTATCCGGCGCCGGGGAAGCGACGGGGAAGAATTCTTTGAAATCGGACAGGAAGAATATCTGGTCGAAAAAAGGCATGTGCGCGGCACGGACTGGTCCCTGTATTTCCTGTCTCCCACGACCTTGCTCGCCGAACGCAGAAGCACTGCGGTGATCATTGTCGGAATCAGTGTTGGCCTAGTGTTGTTGGGCTCGTTATTTGCCAGGGAGCGGCGGCTGAAGCTGTCGTCACAGCGTGAAGCCGCCGAGGCGGAACGGTTTCGACAGTTGAACCGGCGTCTGGAAGTGGAAATAGAAGAGCGTCGACGGGCGGAAAGCGTCCTTCGCGACACCCAGGATGAATTGGTTCAATCCGGAAAGCTGGCGGCCCTTGGTCAGATGTCGGCGGCAATCGCCCATGAACTTAATCAGCCGATTTCCGCCATCCGGACATTCTCGGCAAGCGCCAGGGTCATGCTGGGCCGTGGGGTTGTTGATCCGGTAAATGAGACGCTGGACCAGATATCCAAAATGACGGAGCGCATGGGCGTGATCACGGGGCAGCTCAAGACGTTCTCCCGAAAGTCCCAGGGGCGTCTTGAAGATATTGATGTGCTGGACTGCCTGAAGAACGCGCTGGTCCTCGTTGAGCCACAGTTACGCATGGATAAATGCGCACTTGAAACGTCACTACCGGACAAACCGGTCTTCATTCGTGGTGATGCGGTTCGTCTGGAGCAGGTCATGGTTAATCTGATCAGGAATGCCCTGGATGCCATGAAGGCACAGCCGTCCCCTTGGATTTGCTGCGAGGTGTTCACCGAGGAAAACTGGGCCGTGATCCAGATATCCGACTGCGGTGACGGTATTGATGAGGCCATTGCCGGGCAACTTTTCGATCCGTTCTTTACGACCAAGGAACCCGGCAAAGGCGTTGGCCTGGGGCTGTCTGTCTCCTATGGTATCGTCCAGGACCTCAAAGGCATGATAAAGGCGAAAAACCGTGTCGGTGGTGGGGCTGTTTTCGAAGTGTGGCTTCCGCTTGAATCCAAAGAGTAG
- a CDS encoding sigma-54-dependent transcriptional regulator, which yields MGAETQTIKNLFLIDDEEAMRVATRQWLELSGWVVVDFAAAGEAVAAVAPDFDGVIISDVKMSGMDGLALLDDVRRIDREIPVILITGHGDVPMAVDALKRGAYDFLEKPFAPERLIEVVDRALDKRRLVLQNRDLKRLLDQKSGLDARLIGRSSPMSAIKDEILNLAGTRASVLISGETGTGKEVVAKCLHDFGGWKEGPFVAVNCAAIPENMVESELFGHEAGAFTGAVGRRIGHLEHANGGTLFLDEIGSMPLEMQSKLLRALENREITRLGASMPVPVDFRLVSAANEDLNKAVSEGRFREDLFYRINTVELTVAPLRERREDIPLLFQAFASQAAETYDREFVQPDATATALLLAQDWPGNVRQLKNIAERYVLSSAEPADRMSRILNGHPGMREEGGDGTSLADQVRHFERHLIKDALKRYGGNVKAVMEELDIPRRTLNEKMVKYGIARLD from the coding sequence ATGGGTGCAGAAACGCAGACAATCAAGAATTTGTTCCTGATAGATGATGAGGAGGCCATGCGGGTTGCAACCCGGCAGTGGCTGGAATTATCGGGTTGGGTTGTGGTCGACTTTGCCGCGGCGGGAGAGGCTGTTGCGGCGGTGGCACCCGATTTTGACGGGGTCATCATCAGCGACGTTAAAATGTCCGGTATGGACGGCCTGGCCTTGTTGGACGATGTGCGGCGTATCGACAGGGAGATACCAGTCATCCTTATTACTGGGCATGGCGACGTGCCGATGGCGGTCGATGCGTTGAAGCGCGGTGCCTATGACTTTCTTGAAAAGCCCTTTGCACCGGAGCGGTTGATCGAGGTTGTCGACCGCGCCTTGGACAAGCGCCGGCTGGTTCTACAAAACCGGGACCTGAAGCGCCTGCTGGATCAGAAATCCGGCCTGGACGCCCGTTTGATTGGGCGCAGTTCCCCCATGTCTGCGATCAAGGATGAAATATTGAACCTTGCCGGGACCAGGGCGTCGGTCCTGATATCGGGAGAAACTGGTACGGGTAAGGAGGTCGTGGCTAAATGTCTGCATGATTTCGGGGGCTGGAAGGAAGGGCCCTTTGTTGCAGTCAATTGCGCAGCTATTCCTGAAAATATGGTCGAAAGCGAGCTGTTCGGGCATGAGGCCGGTGCCTTTACAGGGGCAGTCGGGCGCAGAATTGGCCATCTGGAACATGCAAACGGCGGCACACTTTTCCTGGATGAAATCGGAAGCATGCCGCTTGAAATGCAAAGCAAGCTCTTAAGGGCGCTGGAAAACAGGGAAATTACGCGTCTGGGGGCCAGCATGCCTGTACCGGTCGATTTCCGGCTTGTATCCGCTGCCAATGAAGACCTGAACAAGGCGGTGTCAGAAGGGCGTTTCCGCGAAGACCTCTTTTACAGGATTAATACCGTTGAACTGACGGTCGCGCCTCTAAGAGAGCGCCGTGAGGATATTCCCCTCCTGTTTCAGGCTTTTGCATCGCAGGCAGCGGAGACTTATGACCGGGAGTTTGTACAGCCTGATGCCACGGCGACAGCCTTGCTGTTGGCGCAGGACTGGCCCGGTAATGTGCGTCAGCTCAAGAATATTGCAGAGCGTTATGTCTTGTCGTCGGCGGAACCCGCGGACAGAATGAGCCGGATTCTCAACGGGCATCCGGGTATGCGGGAAGAGGGCGGAGATGGGACGTCGCTTGCCGACCAGGTGAGGCATTTCGAGCGGCACCTGATCAAGGATGCCCTGAAGCGTTACGGTGGCAATGTGAAGGCCGTTATGGAAGAACTCGACATCCCCCGGCGGACGCTGAATGAGAAAATGGTGAAATACGGCATTGCACGTTTGGATTGA
- a CDS encoding C4-dicarboxylate TRAP transporter substrate-binding protein: protein MFKKTATAIVGLLAIGYADMASAADVEWKASLWGKRRAFTEHLEKLSEYVSEKTDGKFKITLYYGAALSKPRENLDVISFGAFEMAQFCASYHPDKNPTLTVLELPMLPINDLETQIRVDQAVYAHPAVKKDMARWNVDLLMSTPMPQYNFIGIGDAPEKLEDFDGMRVRALGGVGKAMSEIGAVPTTVTASEAYTAIEAGAVQAVSFAPHAHLAFKTVEVGDWYTTNLNPGTVNCPVVVNSAALEALPEEYRKVLEDAVPVAYDHYVKNYAKVYDKFYPALDERKIERITYSDAELKRFHEKARQPVWDAWLEDMKSKGLPGQELLDLVLATASSK from the coding sequence ATGTTCAAAAAGACCGCAACGGCCATCGTTGGCCTTCTGGCGATTGGCTATGCAGACATGGCGTCCGCAGCCGATGTCGAGTGGAAGGCGTCACTTTGGGGCAAACGCCGCGCATTCACCGAACATCTGGAAAAACTGTCCGAATATGTTTCGGAAAAGACAGACGGCAAATTCAAAATCACTCTGTATTACGGCGCAGCTTTGTCCAAGCCGCGTGAAAACCTGGACGTGATTTCTTTTGGTGCATTTGAAATGGCGCAGTTCTGTGCGTCCTACCATCCGGACAAGAACCCGACGCTGACGGTTCTTGAACTGCCGATGTTGCCGATCAACGACCTGGAAACGCAGATTCGCGTTGACCAGGCTGTTTACGCACATCCGGCTGTGAAAAAGGATATGGCCCGTTGGAATGTGGACCTGCTGATGTCCACGCCGATGCCGCAGTATAACTTCATTGGCATCGGCGATGCGCCTGAGAAGCTGGAAGACTTCGACGGTATGCGTGTCCGTGCGCTGGGTGGCGTTGGCAAGGCCATGAGCGAGATTGGCGCCGTTCCGACCACGGTGACTGCGTCTGAGGCTTACACGGCTATTGAGGCTGGTGCCGTTCAGGCGGTCTCTTTTGCGCCGCATGCGCATCTGGCATTCAAGACCGTTGAAGTTGGTGACTGGTACACGACGAACCTGAACCCGGGCACGGTGAACTGCCCGGTTGTTGTGAATTCTGCGGCGCTTGAGGCCCTGCCGGAAGAGTATCGCAAGGTTCTGGAAGACGCAGTGCCGGTCGCCTATGACCACTACGTCAAGAATTACGCCAAAGTGTACGACAAGTTCTATCCGGCTCTGGATGAGCGCAAGATCGAGCGTATCACCTACTCCGATGCAGAGCTGAAGCGTTTCCACGAAAAAGCCCGTCAGCCGGTTTGGGACGCTTGGTTGGAAGACATGAAGAGCAAGGGCCTGCCGGGTCAGGAACTGCTCGATCTGGTTCTCGCAACCGCATCAAGTAAATAA
- a CDS encoding TRAP transporter small permease subunit: MNNQTPQPPAGRGGGVVGVADRLLRPLENAFNLLAAGSILFLMLLAVAQVVGRAAFNAPIPGFIDFVEQAMVMFAFLGVAYCQREGGHIRMDLVLGRLHGRWPWLSELLTTLLTLFLIVGLIYGSWEHFLRAWDFGDSTIDIGLPIWPSKLLVPVTLGLLALRLVIQVLGFVRLLAKPDAEPIGVPRMESVEEHARDEIDEVMGDEEEEAGESLGGRQ; the protein is encoded by the coding sequence ATGAATAATCAAACGCCTCAACCGCCCGCCGGGCGGGGTGGCGGTGTCGTCGGCGTGGCCGACCGACTGCTGCGGCCCCTGGAGAATGCGTTTAACCTGCTGGCAGCGGGCAGTATTCTGTTCCTGATGTTGCTGGCTGTGGCCCAGGTCGTTGGCCGGGCTGCCTTCAATGCGCCGATCCCCGGTTTTATTGATTTCGTCGAGCAGGCGATGGTTATGTTTGCCTTCTTGGGCGTTGCATATTGCCAGCGCGAAGGCGGCCATATCCGCATGGATCTGGTGCTTGGCCGCTTGCACGGTCGCTGGCCTTGGCTGTCGGAATTGCTGACGACGTTGCTGACGCTCTTTTTGATCGTTGGGCTGATTTATGGCAGTTGGGAGCATTTCCTGCGGGCCTGGGATTTTGGTGACAGCACCATTGATATCGGCCTGCCGATCTGGCCCTCCAAACTGCTTGTGCCGGTCACCCTTGGCCTTTTGGCCCTGCGTCTGGTGATCCAGGTACTGGGTTTTGTTCGTCTGCTTGCCAAACCGGATGCCGAGCCGATCGGCGTGCCACGGATGGAATCCGTGGAAGAGCACGCCCGTGATGAGATTGATGAAGTCATGGGGGATGAAGAGGAAGAGGCTGGTGAAAGTCTGGGAGGCCGCCAATGA
- a CDS encoding TRAP transporter large permease: MTTFEIGVVMTCGLLVLVILGMRVAFAAGVIGLLGIFAIFSSRMGIENGFWNALKLAGTVPHSKTVTYSLSVLPTFILIGFLAYYAGLTKALFEAAKRWLGWLPGGMAVATIFATAGFAAVSGASTATAAVFSRVAIPEMLKLGYDKKLAAGVVAAGGTLAALIPPSAMLVIYAIIVEESVGKLLIAGFVPGLVSAIIYGVMVVFVAKRYPERAPRITGFTWKQRVESLPATAPIFAVVLIIFASIYFGLATPTEAGALGAFVVLILAFIRGMRWGNLRHALHETAKLTVMIFTLIWGILLYVRFLGFAGLPEAFKDWVMHLDQPPLVVLLMILGAYAVLGMFMDAIGMLLLTLPVVYPAIVGLGYDPIWFGIIVVKMVELCLISPPIGLNCFVVAGVRPDIPVQQVFRGCFPFFFAEVVTVAVLIAFPQIVLWLPNLMQN; this comes from the coding sequence ATGACAACATTTGAAATCGGCGTTGTTATGACGTGTGGGCTGCTGGTGCTCGTGATCCTCGGGATGCGTGTTGCCTTTGCTGCCGGTGTCATCGGCCTGTTGGGAATTTTTGCAATCTTCTCATCCCGTATGGGAATTGAAAATGGCTTCTGGAATGCCCTGAAACTGGCAGGGACCGTACCGCACTCCAAGACGGTGACCTATTCGCTGAGCGTCTTGCCGACCTTCATCCTGATCGGTTTTCTGGCTTACTATGCCGGATTGACCAAGGCATTGTTCGAGGCTGCAAAGCGCTGGCTTGGCTGGTTGCCGGGCGGTATGGCCGTGGCAACGATTTTTGCAACCGCGGGCTTTGCGGCAGTTTCCGGGGCAAGCACGGCAACGGCGGCAGTCTTCTCCCGCGTTGCGATCCCGGAAATGCTGAAGCTGGGTTATGACAAGAAACTGGCGGCTGGCGTGGTCGCGGCGGGCGGCACCCTGGCCGCATTGATTCCGCCCAGTGCGATGCTGGTGATCTATGCGATTATTGTTGAAGAATCGGTCGGCAAATTGCTGATCGCCGGTTTTGTGCCGGGACTGGTTTCGGCAATCATCTATGGCGTCATGGTGGTCTTCGTGGCGAAACGGTATCCGGAGCGGGCACCGCGTATCACGGGCTTCACCTGGAAACAGCGTGTTGAATCACTGCCCGCAACGGCACCGATCTTTGCGGTTGTGCTGATCATCTTCGCCAGTATCTATTTTGGCCTTGCGACACCGACCGAGGCGGGGGCCCTGGGGGCTTTCGTCGTGCTTATCCTGGCCTTCATCCGGGGAATGCGTTGGGGCAACCTGCGCCATGCCCTGCATGAAACAGCCAAGTTGACGGTGATGATTTTCACGCTGATCTGGGGCATTCTGCTTTACGTGCGCTTCCTTGGGTTTGCCGGTCTGCCGGAGGCCTTCAAGGACTGGGTGATGCATCTGGACCAACCGCCGCTGGTTGTGCTGCTGATGATCCTGGGGGCCTATGCCGTCCTCGGTATGTTCATGGATGCAATCGGCATGCTGCTGCTGACCCTGCCGGTGGTTTATCCCGCTATTGTCGGTCTGGGCTACGATCCGATCTGGTTCGGCATCATCGTTGTCAAGATGGTGGAGCTTTGCCTGATTTCACCGCCGATCGGCCTGAACTGCTTTGTGGTGGCCGGGGTCCGGCCGGATATTCCGGTACAGCAGGTATTCCGGGGCTGTTTCCCGTTCTTCTTCGCCGAAGTTGTAACGGTTGCTGTCCTGATTGCCTTCCCGCAAATCGTCCTGTGGTTACCGAATCTGATGCAAAACTAG
- a CDS encoding FadR/GntR family transcriptional regulator: protein MTSGEATLGSGMRVPQKRKRSDMIAEEIKRWIIAEHKVAGERLPQERDLAALFDCAKGTLREALKSLEVQGLINVRTGPNGGAVLAEVSYDRSTELLRNYMHFQNLTVEQVYEFRKAVEVEMAVSVVGHLDEEAFARLEESVGCCACSGHKESEQMKVRQAELDFHVLLAQYCPNPLLSFHSRFISDLLRDFIRLRTDVPDAFDKFTTVNRDFHRQLIDALRREDREAVGRLMREHMELAERFTLELEGVVSENLMLVP from the coding sequence GTGACTTCGGGAGAGGCGACATTGGGATCGGGGATGCGTGTTCCGCAAAAGCGGAAGCGGTCCGATATGATCGCCGAGGAAATCAAACGCTGGATTATCGCCGAGCATAAGGTGGCCGGAGAGCGATTACCGCAGGAGCGGGATCTGGCCGCATTGTTCGATTGTGCGAAAGGGACCTTGCGGGAAGCACTGAAGTCGCTGGAGGTGCAGGGCCTGATCAATGTTCGTACCGGGCCGAACGGCGGCGCTGTTCTGGCGGAAGTCAGCTATGACCGGTCCACCGAACTGTTGCGCAACTACATGCATTTCCAGAACCTGACAGTGGAACAGGTTTACGAATTCCGTAAGGCCGTCGAGGTCGAAATGGCCGTCAGTGTCGTCGGTCACCTGGATGAGGAAGCGTTCGCGCGCCTGGAGGAAAGCGTTGGTTGCTGTGCCTGTTCCGGGCATAAGGAATCGGAACAGATGAAGGTTCGTCAGGCGGAGCTGGATTTCCATGTCCTGCTGGCGCAATACTGCCCGAACCCGCTTTTGTCCTTCCATAGCCGCTTTATCAGCGACCTTCTGCGCGATTTCATCCGGCTGCGTACCGACGTGCCCGATGCCTTCGACAAATTCACAACAGTCAACCGGGACTTTCACCGCCAACTCATTGATGCCTTGCGTCGCGAAGACCGCGAGGCAGTGGGACGGCTCATGCGGGAACATATGGAACTCGCAGAGCGTTTCACGCTGGAGTTGGAAGGGGTCGTTTCGGAGAACCTGATGTTGGTGCCCTGA
- a CDS encoding acetylornithine deacetylase/succinyl-diaminopimelate desuccinylase family protein, protein MSLDYAEQLAKLVDEREEELVSLTQDLIRIPTVNPPGDAYTPCAEYIGSRLKKLGFDVEYVRGVGTPGDSDKYPRTNIVARIEGKRPGPCVHFNSHIDVVEVGKGWTVDPFGGEVKDRKVYGRGACDMKGGLAASIIAVEAILASGIDFPGTIEISGSVDEESGGYGGVGYLAEKGYFSRPKVDHVIIPEPLNVDRVCIGHRGVWWAEIETHGRIAHGSMPFLGDCAVRHMGAFLHKVETELLPHLASKHTDMPVVPEGARQSTLNINSIHGGLEEDFEGLPSPLVPDSCRLVLDRRYLIEEDPEEVRLEVRRILEKLKEERPGFSYDVKDVLSFEPTMTDANAPVVRVVSEEIERVLGKPAEQVVSPGTYDQKHIARVGHLKDCIAYGPGILDLAHQPDEYVGIDDMLNSAKVMAMATLRLLNGEQP, encoded by the coding sequence ATGTCACTGGATTATGCCGAGCAGCTTGCCAAGCTTGTGGATGAGAGGGAGGAAGAACTCGTTTCTCTGACGCAGGACCTGATCCGTATTCCCACGGTCAATCCGCCGGGGGATGCCTACACGCCATGCGCGGAATATATCGGGAGCCGTCTAAAGAAACTCGGTTTCGATGTGGAATATGTGCGCGGTGTCGGCACGCCGGGCGACAGTGACAAATATCCGCGGACCAATATCGTGGCCCGCATTGAAGGCAAACGGCCAGGCCCCTGCGTTCATTTCAACAGCCATATCGACGTGGTCGAGGTTGGCAAGGGCTGGACTGTCGATCCTTTCGGCGGCGAAGTGAAGGATCGCAAGGTTTACGGACGCGGTGCCTGTGACATGAAAGGCGGGCTCGCTGCCTCGATCATTGCTGTCGAGGCGATTCTGGCATCCGGTATCGACTTCCCCGGCACGATAGAGATTTCCGGTTCTGTGGATGAGGAATCCGGCGGTTACGGCGGCGTGGGCTATCTGGCGGAGAAGGGTTACTTCTCCAGGCCCAAGGTCGATCATGTCATTATCCCGGAGCCGCTGAATGTGGATCGTGTCTGCATCGGGCACCGTGGCGTGTGGTGGGCGGAAATCGAGACCCATGGCCGTATCGCGCATGGTTCCATGCCGTTCCTTGGGGATTGCGCCGTGCGCCACATGGGGGCGTTCCTGCACAAGGTTGAAACGGAACTGCTGCCGCATCTGGCGAGTAAACATACGGATATGCCGGTTGTTCCGGAGGGCGCACGTCAGTCCACGTTGAATATCAACTCGATCCATGGCGGGTTGGAAGAAGACTTTGAAGGGCTGCCCAGTCCTCTGGTGCCGGATAGCTGCCGTCTGGTCCTGGACCGGCGCTACCTGATCGAAGAGGACCCGGAGGAAGTGCGCCTGGAAGTGCGTCGAATTTTGGAAAAGCTGAAAGAGGAACGGCCCGGTTTTTCCTATGACGTGAAAGATGTACTGTCCTTTGAGCCGACCATGACGGACGCCAATGCGCCGGTTGTGCGCGTGGTCAGTGAAGAGATTGAACGCGTGCTTGGCAAGCCGGCTGAGCAGGTCGTCTCGCCGGGTACTTACGATCAAAAGCATATCGCGCGTGTCGGTCATCTGAAGGATTGCATTGCCTATGGCCCGGGGATTCTGGATCTGGCGCATCAGCCGGATGAATATGTCGGTATCGACGATATGCTGAATTCCGCGAAAGTCATGGCAATGGCCACCCTGCGTCTGTTGAATGGGGAGCAGCCGTGA
- a CDS encoding P1 family peptidase yields MIRSGTRNSITDVAGIKVGNAEDKKVRSGVTVILPDEPVTAAVDVRGGGPGTRETDALNPACVVEAVHALVLSGGSAYGLDAASGMMSWLRARGRGLHVGEALVPIVPSAIIFDLLSGGDKDWGEEPPYRDLAQQAADAVSVDFALGNAGAGLGARAGTLKGGLGTSSFVTDDFTVGSLVVANPLGSVVMPGTKTFWSWPLEQDGELGGQVPPEGPCADMDFKFQEPVAANTTLAVVATDATLTKAQAERIAIMAHDGFARAIRPVHSPLDGDSIFVISTGKRDLKDPVGELARLGMLAADSVARSVARGVYEAESIGSLKAYKDL; encoded by the coding sequence GTGATCCGCTCGGGCACAAGGAACAGCATCACGGATGTTGCGGGCATCAAGGTCGGTAACGCGGAAGATAAGAAAGTTCGCAGCGGTGTAACGGTTATCCTCCCGGATGAGCCGGTCACAGCAGCGGTGGATGTGCGCGGCGGCGGGCCGGGCACGCGTGAGACAGACGCCCTGAACCCTGCCTGTGTCGTTGAGGCTGTTCACGCGCTGGTCTTGAGTGGCGGTTCGGCCTATGGGCTGGACGCGGCGTCAGGCATGATGTCCTGGTTGCGGGCGCGTGGTCGTGGCCTTCATGTCGGGGAGGCGCTGGTTCCGATCGTTCCTTCTGCAATCATCTTTGACCTTCTGAGCGGCGGCGACAAGGACTGGGGGGAAGAACCTCCTTATCGTGACCTGGCGCAGCAGGCGGCGGATGCTGTGTCCGTCGATTTTGCTCTCGGCAACGCCGGGGCGGGGCTTGGCGCACGTGCGGGAACGCTCAAAGGCGGTCTGGGAACCTCATCATTCGTGACGGATGACTTCACCGTCGGCTCGCTGGTTGTGGCCAATCCCCTTGGGTCTGTTGTCATGCCGGGGACCAAGACGTTCTGGTCCTGGCCTTTGGAGCAGGATGGTGAATTGGGTGGTCAGGTGCCGCCGGAAGGCCCCTGTGCGGATATGGATTTCAAATTTCAGGAGCCTGTGGCCGCCAATACGACCCTGGCGGTGGTGGCGACGGATGCGACGTTGACCAAGGCACAGGCGGAACGGATCGCGATCATGGCTCACGACGGCTTTGCCCGGGCGATTCGACCGGTTCATTCGCCCTTGGATGGCGACAGTATATTTGTCATATCTACTGGCAAGCGAGACCTGAAAGACCCGGTAGGCGAGCTGGCCAGGCTGGGTATGTTGGCTGCCGATAGCGTTGCGCGCTCTGTGGCGCGGGGCGTCTATGAGGCGGAAAGTATTGGAAGCCTGAAGGCATATAAGGACCTTTAG
- a CDS encoding ABC transporter substrate-binding protein, whose translation MKRKIITLGVAGIAFAAMTAGAQAKDSLSMGMVLEPPHLDPTAGSAAAIDEVVYANVFEGLTRIDRNGEVKPALAESWSVSEDGLTYNFKLHDGVTFHDGAVFDCSDVMFSFERAMADDSVNAQKRLFAPISSIACPASDKVAITLKEPTGTFLSDLAWGDAVIVDPASAADNKTNPVGTGPFKFKRWVKGDRVELVRYDNYWGDKVALASATFKFVSDPSAATAAMMAGDLDAFANIPAPEALPAMEANPNLKVHVGTTEGETILALNNGAKPFDDIRVRRAIAYALDRQSIIDGAMFGQGALIGSHVAPHNPAYVDLTGRYPLNQDEAKKLLAEAGYGDGLTLRLMLPPPSYARRSGEIIAAQLAEIGVDVEIIPLEWAQWLDQVFKRTDYDMTIVSHTEPADIEIYARDKYYFNYHSPEFKELYKKYVATLDPEEAKKIMGDLQRKLSEDSVNVFLFQLPKQGVWNAKVQGLWENSPIQANDLTEVHWAQ comes from the coding sequence ATGAAGCGCAAAATAATTACATTGGGGGTGGCCGGTATTGCGTTTGCCGCAATGACTGCAGGGGCCCAGGCCAAGGACAGCCTGTCCATGGGAATGGTACTGGAACCCCCGCATCTTGATCCGACGGCAGGCTCTGCCGCGGCAATCGATGAAGTGGTCTATGCCAATGTTTTTGAAGGGCTGACCCGTATTGACCGCAATGGTGAGGTTAAACCGGCCCTGGCGGAAAGCTGGTCGGTCTCCGAGGACGGATTGACCTATAATTTCAAATTGCATGATGGGGTGACCTTTCACGACGGGGCCGTATTTGATTGCTCCGACGTGATGTTCAGTTTCGAACGCGCGATGGCCGACGACAGCGTCAATGCGCAAAAGCGGTTGTTTGCCCCGATTTCCTCAATCGCCTGTCCGGCATCGGACAAAGTGGCGATTACGCTCAAGGAACCGACAGGCACCTTCTTATCCGACCTGGCCTGGGGCGATGCGGTGATCGTCGATCCGGCCAGCGCCGCCGACAATAAGACCAATCCTGTTGGCACAGGGCCGTTCAAATTCAAACGCTGGGTCAAGGGCGACCGGGTTGAACTGGTTCGTTATGACAACTACTGGGGTGACAAAGTCGCGCTGGCATCGGCAACCTTCAAATTCGTATCCGATCCTTCTGCCGCGACCGCTGCGATGATGGCGGGTGATCTGGATGCCTTTGCCAATATCCCGGCACCGGAAGCCCTTCCGGCCATGGAGGCAAACCCCAACCTGAAAGTCCACGTCGGGACGACAGAGGGTGAAACCATCCTCGCCCTCAATAACGGAGCCAAACCGTTCGACGACATACGTGTCCGCCGGGCCATTGCCTATGCGCTGGACCGTCAGTCCATCATTGATGGGGCGATGTTCGGGCAGGGCGCACTGATCGGGTCGCATGTGGCGCCGCATAATCCGGCCTATGTGGATCTGACAGGCCGTTATCCCTTAAACCAGGACGAAGCCAAGAAACTGCTGGCCGAAGCCGGGTATGGCGATGGTCTGACGTTGCGGCTGATGCTGCCGCCGCCGTCCTACGCCCGCCGCAGCGGTGAGATCATTGCGGCACAACTGGCAGAGATCGGCGTTGACGTGGAGATCATTCCTCTGGAATGGGCGCAATGGCTGGATCAGGTCTTCAAGCGCACCGATTACGATATGACCATCGTGTCTCACACGGAACCGGCAGATATCGAAATCTACGCCCGTGATAAATATTACTTCAATTATCACAGCCCGGAATTCAAGGAGTTGTACAAGAAGTACGTTGCAACCCTGGACCCGGAAGAAGCCAAGAAGATCATGGGTGACCTGCAGCGCAAGCTGTCGGAGGATTCAGTCAATGTCTTCCTGTTCCAGTTGCCCAAGCAGGGTGTCTGGAATGCCAAAGTCCAGGGACTTTGGGAAAACAGCCCGATCCAGGCCAACGACCTGACGGAAGTCCATTGGGCCCAATAA